A region of Bacillus cabrialesii DNA encodes the following proteins:
- the guaA gene encoding glutamine-hydrolyzing GMP synthase, with amino-acid sequence MTKLVNEMILVLDFGSQYNQLITRRIREFGVYSELHPHTLTAEEIKEMNPKGIILSGGPNSVYDENSFRCDEKIFELDIPVLGICYGMQLMTHYLGGKVEAASQREYGKANIRIEGTPDLFKDLPNEQVVWMSHGDLVVEVPEGFTVDATSHHCPNSAMSKADKKWYGVQFHPEVRHSEYGNDLLKNFVFGVCDCEGKWSMENFIEIEMQKIRETVGDKQVLCALSGGVDSSVVAVLIHKAIGDQLTCIFVDHGLLRKGEAEGVMKTFSEGFNMNVIKVDAQDRFLNKLKGVSDPEQKRKIIGNEFIYVFDDEADKLKGIDYLAQGTLYTDIIESGTATAQTIKSHHNVGGLPEDMQFELIEPLNTLFKDEVRALGTELGIPDDIVWRQPFPGPGLGIRVLGEVTEEKLEIVRESDAILREEVANHGLERDIWQYFTVLPDIRSVGVMGDARTYDYTIGIRAVTSIDGMTSDWARIPWDVLEVISTRIVNEVKHINRVVYDITSKPPATIEWE; translated from the coding sequence ATGACAAAGTTAGTGAATGAAATGATTCTTGTCCTTGATTTCGGCAGTCAGTATAACCAGCTGATTACACGCCGTATCCGTGAATTCGGTGTATACAGCGAGCTGCATCCCCATACATTGACGGCTGAAGAAATTAAAGAAATGAATCCAAAAGGAATTATTTTATCCGGCGGTCCAAACAGTGTGTATGATGAAAACTCTTTCCGCTGTGACGAGAAAATCTTCGAGCTTGATATTCCTGTTTTGGGAATTTGCTACGGCATGCAGCTGATGACTCATTACCTTGGCGGTAAAGTTGAAGCGGCAAGCCAGCGTGAATACGGAAAAGCAAACATCCGCATCGAAGGCACACCTGATTTGTTCAAAGATCTTCCGAACGAACAAGTGGTTTGGATGAGCCACGGCGATTTGGTTGTAGAAGTTCCTGAAGGCTTCACTGTTGACGCGACAAGCCATCACTGCCCGAATTCAGCGATGAGCAAAGCGGACAAAAAATGGTACGGCGTTCAGTTCCACCCGGAAGTGCGCCACTCTGAATACGGCAATGATCTTCTGAAAAACTTTGTATTCGGCGTTTGCGATTGCGAAGGCAAATGGTCAATGGAGAACTTTATCGAAATCGAAATGCAAAAAATCCGTGAAACAGTCGGAGACAAGCAGGTTCTTTGCGCGCTAAGCGGCGGCGTTGATTCCTCTGTTGTTGCTGTTTTGATTCATAAAGCGATCGGCGACCAGCTGACTTGTATCTTTGTAGACCATGGTCTTCTCCGTAAAGGCGAGGCTGAAGGAGTTATGAAAACATTCAGCGAAGGCTTTAACATGAACGTCATTAAAGTAGACGCGCAAGATCGATTCTTAAATAAACTTAAAGGCGTTTCTGACCCTGAGCAAAAACGCAAAATCATCGGTAATGAATTCATTTACGTGTTCGATGATGAAGCGGACAAGCTTAAAGGCATCGACTACCTTGCGCAAGGAACGCTTTACACAGATATCATCGAGAGCGGTACTGCAACGGCGCAAACGATCAAATCTCACCACAATGTCGGCGGGCTTCCTGAAGACATGCAGTTTGAACTGATCGAGCCGTTAAACACGCTCTTCAAAGACGAAGTGCGCGCGCTTGGCACAGAGCTCGGCATTCCGGATGACATCGTATGGCGCCAGCCTTTCCCAGGACCGGGACTCGGAATCCGCGTACTTGGCGAAGTAACAGAAGAAAAACTGGAAATCGTTCGTGAATCAGATGCGATTTTGCGTGAAGAAGTCGCAAATCACGGGTTAGAGCGTGATATCTGGCAATACTTCACTGTTCTTCCTGACATCCGCAGCGTTGGTGTTATGGGTGACGCAAGAACATATGATTACACAATCGGAATTCGCGCCGTTACATCAATCGACGGCATGACATCTGACTGGGCGCGTATCCCATGGGATGTGCTTGAAGTCATTTCTACACGTATTGTAAACGAAGTGAAGCACATTAACCGCGTGGTGTACGATATTACAAGTAAGCCGCCTGCGACGATTGAGTGGGAGTAA
- a CDS encoding DNA cytosine methyltransferase, which yields MLILNFKRIGLFILQKIKQRSELFICGRVGNKMNISVFSFFSGSGFLDLGFEKTGFNIVEVNELYEPFLEAYKFSRQKMGFGIPKYGYSQKDITSYLHSEVFNEQVRIEKEKGICGFIGGPPCPDFSSAGKNKGRDGENGKLTKTYFDLIIDKEPDFFLFENVKGLLRTKKHKLFYDEMKTCLESNGYIIIDNLLNSLQYNVPQDRERIIMIGFKKNSLKKDIKLVNDYLNSYNWGISRQNVIEIKKLNWPDTNRFEVDVFKNIPSDIIEELTIEFWFNKNDVYNHPNTNDYFKPRQAIDKFKSVSEGDVSKKSFKRLHRWRYSPTVAYGNNEVHLHPYKCRRLSVSEALAIQSLPKEFFLPDYITLTDKFKTIGNGVPFLMSLGIAQSLHRLINKIL from the coding sequence ATGCTCATTTTAAATTTTAAAAGAATTGGTTTGTTTATTTTACAGAAAATTAAACAAAGAAGTGAATTATTTATATGTGGAAGAGTAGGTAATAAAATGAATATAAGTGTGTTTTCTTTTTTTTCTGGTTCAGGATTTTTGGATCTGGGTTTTGAAAAAACAGGTTTTAATATTGTTGAGGTTAATGAATTATACGAACCATTTCTAGAAGCGTATAAATTCTCTAGACAAAAAATGGGTTTTGGTATTCCGAAATATGGTTACTCTCAAAAAGACATAACTAGTTATTTGCATAGTGAGGTATTTAATGAGCAAGTAAGAATAGAAAAAGAAAAGGGCATATGCGGTTTTATTGGGGGACCTCCTTGTCCAGATTTTTCATCAGCAGGAAAAAATAAAGGTCGTGATGGAGAAAACGGAAAATTAACAAAAACTTACTTTGATTTAATTATTGATAAAGAACCTGATTTTTTTCTTTTCGAGAATGTTAAAGGGTTACTAAGGACTAAAAAGCATAAATTATTTTATGATGAAATGAAAACTTGTCTCGAATCCAATGGGTATATAATAATTGATAATTTACTCAATTCATTGCAATATAATGTACCACAAGATCGGGAAAGAATTATTATGATCGGTTTTAAGAAAAACTCACTAAAAAAAGATATTAAGCTAGTCAACGATTATCTTAATTCTTATAATTGGGGTATCTCTAGACAAAATGTAATAGAGATTAAAAAATTAAATTGGCCAGATACGAATAGATTTGAAGTTGATGTTTTTAAAAATATTCCCTCTGATATTATTGAAGAATTAACAATCGAATTTTGGTTTAACAAAAACGACGTATATAATCATCCCAATACTAATGATTACTTTAAACCAAGACAAGCAATCGATAAATTTAAAAGTGTTTCTGAAGGAGATGTTTCAAAAAAGTCTTTTAAGCGATTGCATAGATGGAGATACTCTCCAACTGTTGCATATGGAAATAATGAAGTACACCTTCATCCATATAAATGTAGAAGGTTGTCTGTTTCAGAAGCATTAGCAATACAATCTCTTCCTAAAGAATTCTTTTTGCCAGATTATATTACCCTAACTGATAAGTTTAAAACTATTGGAAACGGTGTACCATTCTTAATGTCTTTGGGGATAGCTCAAAGTCTTCATAGATTAATAAATAAGATACTTTGA
- a CDS encoding DUF262 domain-containing protein codes for MRFEFTENTKTISNIYRMFNKEELIIDNTYQRRSVWIEKDKIRLIETILLNFVVPSVYFWQSDTNPETGDSITHIVDGQQRIKAVMDFIDNKFCLKGSALLEDSLIDEYSGKYFVDLSDEDKKKIWNYKFFVIEIDLNANKKDIINMFSRLNLTEYTLNDQEKRNTIRGLFHELAYELSLNDFWKQIDFFTTNDMKRMKDIQFNASIILLWRNGIIEQSNSSAAINRAYEEFKEEYPSMNHDKNSIIKAMEMILELNEGKGIDKFIKKKTQIYSIFSICFYMIRKNMKINNEIKNKFEVFVKIYNQYKNEEIVDLQLNDEENKVYDLFKKYKQASSEGVNKLSNRVARFDVLKKFLLEYNYSNEITDSLYEKLRKS; via the coding sequence ATGAGATTTGAATTTACTGAAAATACTAAGACTATAAGTAATATTTATAGAATGTTTAATAAAGAAGAACTTATTATAGATAATACTTATCAAAGAAGATCTGTTTGGATAGAAAAAGATAAAATACGCCTTATTGAGACTATTCTATTAAATTTTGTAGTGCCTTCAGTATACTTTTGGCAAAGTGATACAAATCCGGAAACTGGGGATTCAATTACTCATATTGTTGATGGACAGCAAAGAATTAAAGCGGTTATGGACTTTATTGATAATAAATTTTGTTTAAAGGGAAGTGCTTTACTAGAAGATTCATTAATAGATGAATATAGTGGTAAGTATTTTGTGGATTTAAGCGATGAGGATAAAAAGAAAATATGGAATTATAAATTTTTTGTAATTGAAATAGATCTGAATGCAAATAAAAAAGATATTATAAATATGTTCTCAAGGCTAAATTTAACTGAATATACATTGAATGATCAAGAAAAAAGGAATACTATTCGAGGCTTATTTCATGAACTTGCTTATGAACTGTCTTTAAATGATTTCTGGAAACAAATTGATTTCTTTACTACTAATGATATGAAAAGGATGAAAGATATACAATTTAATGCGAGCATTATTTTGTTATGGCGGAATGGAATAATAGAGCAGTCTAACTCTTCTGCTGCTATAAATAGGGCTTATGAAGAGTTTAAAGAAGAATACCCAAGTATGAATCACGATAAAAACAGTATAATAAAAGCAATGGAAATGATATTGGAGTTAAATGAAGGAAAGGGTATTGATAAATTCATTAAGAAAAAAACTCAAATTTATTCAATTTTTTCAATTTGTTTTTATATGATAAGAAAGAATATGAAAATAAATAACGAGATAAAAAACAAATTCGAAGTGTTTGTTAAGATTTACAATCAATATAAGAATGAAGAGATTGTAGATTTGCAACTGAACGATGAAGAAAATAAAGTTTATGACTTGTTTAAAAAATATAAACAGGCTTCCTCTGAGGGTGTCAATAAATTATCCAATAGAGTTGCTAGATTTGATGTATTAAAAAAATTCTTATTAGAGTATAACTATTCTAATGAAATTACTGATAGTCTCTATGAAAAACTTCGGAAAAGCTAA
- the pbuG gene encoding hypoxanthine/guanine permease PbuG: MKKYFQFDELGTSYRNEIIGGLTTFLSMAYILFVNPITLALESVKDFPEALRIDQGAVFTATALASAAGCILMGLIARYPIAIAPGMGLNAFFAFSVVLGMGISWQAALSGVFISGLIFVALSLTGFREKIINAIPPELKLAVGAGIGLFITFVGLQGSGIITANPSTLVTIGNIHSGPVLLTIFGVIVTVILMVLRVNAGVFIGMLLTAVAGMIFGLVPVPTQIIGSVPSLAPTFGQAWIHLPDIFSVQMLIVILTFLFVGFFDTAGTLVAVATQAGLMKENKLPRAGRALLADSSSIVIGAVLGTSTTTSYVESSSGVAAGARSGFAAIVTGILFLLATFFSPLLSVVTSNVTAPALIIVGALMVAPLGKIAWDKFEVAVPAFLTMIMMPLTYSIATGIAIGFIFYPITMVCKGKAKEVHPIMYGLFVVFILYFIFLK, translated from the coding sequence TTGAAAAAGTATTTTCAGTTTGATGAGCTGGGTACCAGCTATCGCAATGAGATCATTGGCGGATTAACGACTTTTTTATCTATGGCATATATTCTGTTCGTCAATCCAATTACGCTTGCTTTGGAGAGCGTGAAAGATTTTCCGGAGGCGCTGAGAATTGACCAAGGTGCGGTCTTTACAGCGACAGCGCTGGCGTCGGCAGCAGGCTGTATCTTAATGGGGTTGATAGCGAGGTATCCGATCGCCATCGCGCCCGGTATGGGGCTGAACGCGTTTTTTGCGTTTTCTGTCGTCCTTGGTATGGGCATTTCATGGCAGGCAGCTTTGTCTGGTGTTTTTATTTCAGGTCTTATTTTCGTTGCTCTTTCTTTAACAGGTTTTCGCGAAAAAATCATCAACGCCATTCCGCCTGAGCTGAAATTGGCAGTCGGCGCGGGTATCGGCTTATTTATTACATTCGTTGGATTGCAGGGATCAGGAATTATCACTGCAAACCCTTCTACACTCGTCACCATCGGAAACATTCACAGCGGCCCTGTGCTGTTAACGATTTTCGGTGTGATTGTAACGGTTATTTTAATGGTGCTTCGCGTCAACGCGGGCGTGTTTATCGGGATGCTGTTAACAGCGGTTGCCGGCATGATTTTCGGTTTGGTTCCTGTACCGACGCAAATCATCGGGAGTGTGCCGAGCCTTGCGCCGACGTTCGGACAAGCGTGGATTCACCTGCCGGATATTTTCTCCGTGCAGATGCTGATCGTCATTTTAACGTTCTTGTTTGTCGGATTTTTTGATACAGCGGGTACACTTGTTGCTGTGGCAACTCAAGCTGGTTTAATGAAGGAAAACAAATTGCCTCGTGCGGGACGTGCGCTTTTAGCTGATTCATCTTCGATTGTGATCGGTGCCGTACTCGGTACGTCTACAACAACTTCTTACGTTGAATCAAGCTCAGGTGTCGCTGCGGGCGCCCGTTCAGGATTTGCGGCGATTGTAACAGGTATTCTCTTTTTACTGGCTACGTTTTTCTCACCGCTTCTATCAGTCGTTACATCAAATGTAACAGCCCCGGCGCTTATTATTGTCGGTGCATTGATGGTCGCGCCGCTTGGCAAAATCGCATGGGATAAGTTCGAGGTGGCCGTTCCCGCTTTCCTTACCATGATCATGATGCCGTTAACGTACAGCATTGCGACCGGGATTGCCATCGGATTTATTTTCTATCCGATTACAATGGTGTGCAAAGGAAAAGCCAAAGAGGTTCATCCAATCATGTACGGGCTGTTTGTCGTATTTATCCTGTACTTTATCTTCTTAAAATAA
- a CDS encoding Fur-regulated basic protein FbpA, producing the protein MADLLRRAINQKKQFLKTKLLLSEFYQGRGEQLAHYTLSELEKEYKSLLKMKKEI; encoded by the coding sequence ATGGCTGATTTACTTCGCCGAGCGATTAATCAAAAGAAACAATTTTTAAAAACCAAATTACTGCTCTCGGAATTTTATCAGGGAAGAGGGGAACAGCTGGCTCATTATACGCTGAGTGAGCTTGAGAAAGAATACAAGTCCCTTCTGAAAATGAAAAAAGAGATCTGA
- a CDS encoding DUF2179 domain-containing protein, whose translation MMQTILSNGIGMVLIILIINIVYVSFFTIRMILTLKGQRYLAAGISTIEILVYVTGLSLVLDNLDQIQNVIAYALGYGLGVIVGMKIEEKLALGYIMVNVITKELDLDLPKQLREKGYGVTNWVAGGLEGDRTALQILTPRRYELQLYDTIKTLDSKAFIIAYEPKTIHGGFWVKAVKKRRIKE comes from the coding sequence ATGATGCAAACCATCTTATCAAATGGGATCGGCATGGTTCTCATAATTCTCATTATTAATATTGTTTATGTATCATTTTTTACGATAAGAATGATTTTAACGCTGAAAGGGCAACGGTATTTAGCGGCCGGCATCAGTACGATTGAAATATTGGTTTATGTGACGGGACTGAGTCTTGTGCTCGATAACTTAGACCAGATTCAAAATGTGATCGCGTACGCGCTTGGTTACGGTCTTGGCGTGATTGTCGGCATGAAAATAGAAGAAAAATTGGCGCTTGGCTATATTATGGTCAATGTGATTACGAAGGAACTAGACCTTGATCTTCCGAAGCAGCTCCGTGAAAAAGGATACGGTGTGACAAACTGGGTGGCCGGCGGGCTTGAAGGCGACCGTACAGCCCTTCAGATTCTGACACCGAGAAGATATGAACTCCAGCTGTATGATACGATTAAAACACTTGATTCAAAAGCCTTTATTATTGCCTATGAACCAAAAACAATCCACGGCGGCTTCTGGGTCAAAGCGGTGAAGAAGAGGAGAATTAAAGAATAA
- a CDS encoding NETI motif-containing protein has product MAKPKKKKFEVTDQQTIDAVLQQMKEEGYLPVRRMEEPIFMEKKENGSIQIVPCGKKIVFEGKLI; this is encoded by the coding sequence ATGGCAAAACCGAAAAAGAAAAAGTTTGAAGTGACAGATCAGCAAACGATTGATGCGGTGCTTCAGCAAATGAAAGAAGAAGGATATTTGCCTGTACGGCGAATGGAAGAGCCTATTTTTATGGAAAAAAAGGAAAATGGGTCAATTCAGATTGTTCCGTGCGGGAAAAAAATCGTATTTGAAGGGAAATTGATCTAA
- the purE gene encoding 5-(carboxyamino)imidazole ribonucleotide mutase, with protein sequence MQPLVGIIMGSTSDWETMKNACDILDELNVPYEKKVVSAHRTPDLMFEYAETARERGIKVIIAGAGGAAHLPGMTAAKTTLPVIGVPVQSKALNGLDSLLSIVQMPGGVPVATTAIGKAGAVNAGLLAAQILSAFDEDLARKLDERRENTKQTVLESSDQLV encoded by the coding sequence ATGCAGCCGCTAGTAGGAATCATCATGGGAAGCACTTCCGATTGGGAGACAATGAAAAACGCATGCGACATACTTGACGAACTTAATGTTCCATATGAAAAAAAGGTCGTTTCCGCTCACCGGACGCCTGATTTAATGTTTGAATACGCTGAAACGGCCAGAGAAAGAGGCATCAAGGTGATTATCGCCGGTGCCGGAGGAGCGGCGCATCTGCCAGGGATGACAGCGGCGAAAACAACACTGCCGGTCATCGGCGTTCCGGTTCAGTCTAAAGCGCTGAACGGACTGGATTCACTTCTTTCCATCGTCCAAATGCCTGGAGGCGTGCCTGTTGCGACAACAGCCATCGGCAAAGCGGGCGCTGTGAACGCAGGCCTGTTAGCGGCGCAAATTTTGTCAGCTTTTGACGAAGATCTTGCCCGCAAGCTGGATGAGAGAAGAGAAAATACAAAACAGACGGTGTTAGAAAGCAGTGATCAGCTTGTCTAA
- the purK gene encoding 5-(carboxyamino)imidazole ribonucleotide synthase, with protein MSNQIIYPGAVIGIIGGGQLGKMMAVSAKQMGYKVAVVDPVKDSPCGQVADIEITAHYNDREAIRKLAEISDIITYEFENIDYDALHWLKDHAYLPQGSELLLITQNRETEKKAIQAAGCEVAPYSIVNTKDELKQAVQELGLPAVLKTCRGGYDGKGQFVIKEETQMEQAAALLEHGTCILESWVSFKMELSVIVVRSVNGEVSTFPAAENIHHNNILFQSIVPARVEEGIQQKAAELAVKLADELNLVGPLAVEMFLTEDGELLVNELAPRPHNSGHYTLDLCETSQFEQHIRAVCGLPLGKTDLLKPGMMVNLLGDEVKLVEEEPDLLKEAKLYIYGKHEIKKGRKMGHITFMKQPEDHWIQEITNKWMNRDGGQAE; from the coding sequence TTGTCTAATCAAATCATCTATCCGGGAGCAGTAATCGGCATTATCGGCGGCGGCCAGCTTGGGAAAATGATGGCGGTGTCCGCCAAACAAATGGGATATAAAGTCGCGGTCGTTGATCCGGTGAAAGATTCGCCGTGCGGGCAGGTTGCCGATATCGAGATTACCGCTCATTATAATGACCGTGAAGCGATTCGGAAATTGGCTGAAATCAGCGATATCATCACCTATGAGTTTGAAAACATCGATTATGACGCGCTGCATTGGCTAAAGGATCATGCGTATCTCCCGCAAGGAAGTGAGCTGCTGCTCATTACCCAAAACCGTGAAACAGAGAAAAAAGCAATTCAAGCAGCGGGCTGTGAAGTCGCGCCGTACAGCATCGTCAATACAAAGGATGAACTGAAACAGGCGGTACAGGAGCTTGGGCTTCCAGCAGTGCTGAAAACATGCCGCGGCGGATACGACGGCAAAGGCCAATTTGTGATCAAGGAAGAGACGCAAATGGAGCAGGCTGCCGCTCTTTTAGAACACGGAACTTGCATTCTCGAAAGCTGGGTTTCTTTTAAAATGGAACTGTCGGTTATCGTTGTCAGATCGGTAAACGGCGAAGTTTCAACATTTCCGGCAGCTGAAAACATTCACCACAACAATATTCTCTTCCAAAGCATCGTGCCTGCACGAGTGGAGGAAGGAATTCAGCAGAAGGCTGCTGAGCTGGCTGTTAAGCTGGCTGATGAGCTTAATCTTGTCGGGCCGCTTGCTGTTGAGATGTTCCTGACAGAAGACGGAGAGCTTTTGGTCAATGAACTGGCGCCAAGACCGCACAATTCAGGACATTATACGCTGGACCTTTGCGAGACGAGCCAGTTTGAACAGCATATCAGAGCGGTATGCGGCCTTCCGCTAGGGAAGACAGATTTGCTGAAGCCGGGCATGATGGTGAATCTTCTCGGTGATGAAGTGAAGCTTGTGGAGGAAGAGCCGGACCTTTTAAAAGAAGCAAAGCTATATATATACGGAAAACATGAAATCAAAAAAGGCCGCAAAATGGGGCATATTACATTTATGAAGCAGCCTGAAGACCACTGGATTCAGGAGATCACAAATAAATGGATGAATAGAGACGGAGGACAAGCAGAATGA
- the purB gene encoding adenylosuccinate lyase — MIERYSRPEMSAIWTDENRFQAWLEVEILACEAWAELGVIPKEDVKVMRENASFDINRILEIEQDTRHDVVAFTRAVSESLGEERKWVHYGLTSTDVVDTALSYLLKQANDILLKDLERFVDIIKEKAKEHKYTVMMGRTHGVHAEPTTFGLKLALWHEEMKRNLERFKQAKEGIEVGKISGAVGTYANIDPFVEQYVCEKLGLKAAPISTQTLQRDRHADYMATLALIATSIEKFAVEIRGLQKSETREVEEFFAKGQKGSSAMPHKRNPIGSENMTGMARVIRGYMMTAYENVPLWHERDISHSSAERIILPDATIALNYMLNRFSNIVKNLTVFPENMKRNMDRTLGLIYSQRVLLALIDTGLTREEAYDTVQPKAMEAWEKQVPFRELVEAEEKITSRLSPEKIADCFDYNYHLKNVDLIFERLGLA, encoded by the coding sequence ATGATCGAACGTTACTCAAGACCTGAAATGTCCGCGATTTGGACGGATGAAAACAGATTTCAAGCATGGCTAGAGGTGGAGATTCTTGCCTGTGAAGCGTGGGCGGAGCTTGGCGTTATTCCGAAAGAAGACGTAAAGGTTATGCGCGAGAACGCGTCATTTGACATCAACCGCATTTTAGAAATCGAACAGGACACGCGCCATGATGTTGTCGCTTTTACACGAGCCGTTTCCGAATCACTGGGCGAAGAAAGAAAATGGGTGCATTACGGCTTAACGTCTACTGACGTTGTTGACACTGCTCTTTCTTACTTATTAAAACAGGCAAACGATATTCTGCTCAAGGACCTTGAGAGATTTGTTGACATTATAAAAGAAAAAGCGAAAGAGCATAAATACACAGTCATGATGGGGCGCACACACGGCGTACACGCTGAGCCTACAACATTCGGCTTAAAACTCGCGCTTTGGCATGAAGAAATGAAACGGAATCTTGAGCGTTTCAAACAAGCGAAAGAAGGCATCGAGGTTGGGAAGATTTCCGGCGCTGTCGGCACATATGCGAACATTGATCCATTTGTTGAACAATATGTATGCGAGAAGCTCGGATTGAAAGCAGCACCGATTTCAACTCAAACCCTTCAGCGTGACCGCCATGCTGATTATATGGCGACACTTGCTTTAATCGCGACAAGCATCGAGAAATTCGCAGTGGAAATCCGCGGACTGCAAAAAAGTGAAACACGCGAAGTTGAGGAATTTTTCGCGAAAGGGCAAAAGGGTTCATCTGCAATGCCGCACAAACGCAACCCGATCGGCTCTGAAAACATGACAGGCATGGCGCGCGTTATTCGCGGCTACATGATGACGGCTTACGAAAATGTTCCATTATGGCATGAGCGAGATATTTCTCATTCATCAGCAGAACGAATTATTCTTCCGGATGCGACAATCGCGCTCAACTACATGCTGAACCGCTTCTCTAACATCGTGAAGAACTTAACGGTCTTCCCGGAAAACATGAAGCGCAACATGGACCGCACTCTCGGCCTTATCTACTCTCAGCGCGTGCTGCTTGCTTTGATTGACACAGGCCTGACTCGTGAAGAAGCCTATGATACAGTACAGCCAAAAGCAATGGAGGCGTGGGAAAAACAAGTGCCGTTCCGTGAACTTGTGGAAGCGGAAGAGAAAATCACGTCCCGTCTTTCTCCAGAAAAAATTGCTGACTGCTTTGATTACAACTACCATCTGAAAAATGTTGATCTGATCTTTGAACGTTTAGGTTTGGCATAG
- the purC gene encoding phosphoribosylaminoimidazolesuccinocarboxamide synthase: MNIVKNELLYEGKAKKIYKTDDENTLYVVYKDSATAFNGEKKAEISGKGRLNNEISSFIFKHLHTKGINNHFIERISATEQLIKKVTIVPLEVVVRNVVAGSMSKRLGIPEGTELEQPIIEFYYKDDALGDPLITEDHIWLLKAATPEQVETIKSITKTVNEELQGIFDDCHVRLIDFKLEFGLDADGQVLLADEISPDTCRLWDKDTNEKLDKDLFRRNLGSLTDAYEEIFKRLGGIHHV, from the coding sequence GTGAATATTGTGAAGAATGAACTTTTATACGAAGGAAAAGCAAAAAAGATCTACAAAACCGATGACGAAAACACGCTGTATGTTGTATATAAAGACTCCGCCACTGCCTTTAACGGCGAGAAAAAAGCAGAAATCAGCGGAAAAGGGCGTTTAAATAACGAGATTTCAAGCTTCATTTTCAAACACCTTCATACTAAGGGCATTAACAATCACTTTATCGAGCGCATTTCGGCAACAGAGCAGCTTATAAAAAAAGTGACGATTGTGCCGCTTGAAGTCGTCGTCAGAAATGTTGTGGCAGGAAGCATGTCCAAACGTCTCGGCATTCCAGAAGGCACGGAGCTTGAACAGCCGATTATCGAGTTTTACTACAAGGATGACGCGCTGGGTGATCCGCTCATCACAGAAGATCATATTTGGCTCTTGAAAGCGGCGACTCCTGAGCAGGTAGAAACGATTAAATCCATTACAAAAACAGTAAATGAAGAGCTTCAGGGCATTTTTGACGATTGTCATGTCAGATTAATAGATTTCAAGCTTGAATTCGGTTTAGATGCAGACGGGCAAGTGCTATTGGCGGATGAAATTTCTCCTGACACATGCCGCTTGTGGGATAAAGACACGAACGAAAAGCTGGACAAAGATTTATTCAGACGCAATCTGGGAAGCTTAACCGACGCATACGAAGAGATTTTCAAAAGACTGGGAGGCATTCATCATGTATAA
- the purS gene encoding phosphoribosylformylglycinamidine synthase subunit PurS, whose amino-acid sequence MYKVKVYVSLKESVLDPQGSAVQHALHSMTYNEVQDVRIGKYMELTIEKSDRDLDVLVKEMCEKLLANTVIEDYRYEVEEVVAQ is encoded by the coding sequence ATGTATAAAGTAAAAGTTTATGTCAGCTTAAAAGAAAGTGTACTAGATCCACAAGGGAGCGCTGTCCAGCATGCCTTGCACAGTATGACTTATAACGAAGTTCAAGATGTGCGCATCGGGAAATACATGGAGCTTACCATTGAAAAATCAGACCGAGATCTTGACGTGCTGGTGAAAGAAATGTGCGAAAAACTTCTTGCGAATACAGTGATTGAAGATTACAGATATGAAGTTGAGGAGGTAGTCGCACAGTGA